Genomic window (Rutidosis leptorrhynchoides isolate AG116_Rl617_1_P2 unplaced genomic scaffold, CSIRO_AGI_Rlap_v1 contig537, whole genome shotgun sequence):
GGAGTTTTCTCTTCCATCGGAAAGGCGTCTGTCTCGTCTTTCTCTCTGAAATTTCTCTTCATCGACCCTAAAAAGGTACAAAGCAGCAAATTACTGGAATCTGACTGTCACAATTCGAAGACAGTAATCTATCTTCAACCTAAAACTTCAATTTTGCTGCATTAATTTCACTTGCGATTTTAGACTAGTTAGCACAATTTGCACATCAATTGTTTGATTATTTGTCTCACTGATTATTGTCTACCTTTTTAAAAAGGATCATTGGTTACATGAGCAGTATTTTACTATTATGTATCTCAAGTTACTATTTTTCTTTGTCCAAATTCATCCTTAACTCATTTATGCCTATTTATTTTCACTGCAGGCGAATCGCTAGGCAGTTTTATTGAAGAACTGTATTCTACATCAGTTCATTGGTAGTCAGCGATTGTTTTCTGTGGTTATGAAGATGTACGTAAATTCTTCCCTCCTTAATATGAATCAATCCTTTGGGTTCTTCTTCGGTTTCGTTGAATATGTCTCTCTGTAGTtatttgttctataatattttgttTTGTGACTATATATTTTGATTGGTAAATGTTTTGCAGACTGGAGGCAAATGCTGGTGCTCTTACCAATTTTGAGGTGCTTGAGTTTCTAAGAGCTAGAGGCGCTTCAAAGGATTCTACACGAATTGTTGCTCCAATTGCACCATCTGAATACCAGGTTTTGATAACACTTGTTTCACAAATAGTGTAAATGTATACTTACAAAGTTAAAAGCATCTAAATGGCTGTATTTCCTTTTATGCTATAGGTGTATGATTATTTGGATGCATCTCCTGCAACCAGTCAAACAAAAGAGAAGATAGAAGAATTCATGGAAAGGTGTAAGACATTCAATCTGGCAAAAGCCGAGGTTCTAAATATAATCAACACCAGACCATCTGCTGTAGTCGACATTGACCCGGTGAATTCACATTAACTTTTTTCTTTGTTTTACTAGTTTGCCTATATTAGAAGTGCTATGTATCATGAAGTTATTACTCTTTTAATGCATGATGTTTAGAAATTTCATAGCAGAGTGACAGGCTTGTGTGTGTGTgatgtgtctatatatatatatggcaatAAAATGTCAACATTCAATTGCTTGCGGATAAATTATTCACCTGCTTTACTTTCTTACAGATTATAGAGCAGTGTCAAGATCGGTTTAGTGAAAAACAAGTCGATGAGCTGGTAGACCTAGTGGACAGAGGTGTTGCCATCTCTTGCAATCGCAAAagagaatgaagaagaagaagaagaagggacGGATCAGGATAAAGAGGAGGGAGatgaggatgagaagaagaaaagAAGCTTCAGATAAGGAAGATTCTGATCAAGTAGTTGAGGATGAGAGGAAAGAAGGTTCAGATACGGAAGATTCTGATCAAGACGACGAAGGAAATAATGAAGAATCTGATCAAGATGAGGAAGGAGATGACGTTCGTCGGAAGGAGATGACGTTCGTCGTGAAGAAAAGGCAAATGCCGGGCCtg
Coding sequences:
- the LOC139884339 gene encoding uncharacterized protein yields the protein MKILEANAGALTNFEVLEFLRARGASKDSTRIVAPIAPSEYQVYDYLDASPATSQTKEKIEEFMERCKTFNLAKAEVLNIINTRPSAVVDIDPIIEQCQDRFSEKQVDELVDLVDRGVAISCNRKRE